The genome window tctcccttctctcccccaggTCATTTTTTTGATATGTGCCTACGTCACCGTGTACATGATCTACATGAAATTCCGGAAAACATTTGACAGTGAGAACGACTCTTTTCGCCTCGAGTTCCTGCTGGTCCCTGTCACAGGCCTGTCATTTCTGGAGAACCACAGCTTCACCCCCTTGGAGGTAAGGAAAAACTGAGgcaggaagagggaggggaagcagcagcctgACACCAGGCAGCAGAGGGAGAAGCATGTTGAATAACTGAGATTTTTAACAGTAAAAGCAGGCAGGAAAGGCAAAGTTGGCAGGCCTTGAAGACACTCAGTGCTGCCTCCTctcagtcccagcacagcaggctcTTTTCCCCCAACTTCAGCAGTGCTACTCATGCCACTTACACATCAGTGCTTTGCCAAAGGAAAAGCTTTGGGCCTTAACACATATTAACCAGCACCGACTCCCCACTGCCTTCGTTTTGCACCTCACAGATACTTTGGACCTTCTCCATCTACCTGGAGTCCGTGGCTATCCTTCCTCAGCTCTTCATGATCAGCAAGACAGGGGAAGCAGAGACCATCACGACGCACTACCTTTTCTTCCTGGGCCTCTACCGTGCTCTCTACATTGCCAACTGGGTCTGGCGCTACCACACAGAGAATTTCTATGACCAGATCGCTGTAGTCTCTGGGGTGGTACAAACCATCTTCTACTGTGACTTCTTCTATCTATACGTCACCAAAGGTAGGTAAATAGGTTGGTATAAATCTGAAATGTTTATTCAGCACTCTTGCAATGCACAGTGGAGCTGCAGCTTGCCATGCATTAATCCTTGCATGACTTCGTTCTTCGCCGTATTTGTGATGCACATTGTGCACCTGAAgtccagtttaaaaaaaccatttGCTGAATGCAAGTGGGCATCACCGCTCACAAAGCTCTAAAGCGCGtgtgaaacacagcagaaattaAACCAGAGCTAAGCCTAGTTTAACCCCACCTTGGGAAGTTAACAACTGAGGTACATTTAAATTCTACATTCATTCTGAAAGATTATGAATcacgcaaaaaaaaaaaaaactttgaggaggaaaaaatagctGCAGGCAGACAATGTACCTGAGAAAGCAACCGCAGACATATGGAGATATTATTAAGCCTACTTTTCCTTTGATGGGAAAGATGTAACATTGTCAAGAACTAATTCTGTAGGAAGATGGGCATCTGCACAGAAGAGACACTTTCCAAAATCAGATGCCCCTTCCATTTCAGTGCTGTGTTTGGTAAATGGCTACATACCAGAGCTAACAAGTGCACCGAGGGCATAAATCCTGGCAGAACACACTGTGGTTTGCCGAGGCTGAAGTGCACTTTAAAACACCTTTCTGTTGAGGAGGACAGAATTAGATGAAATTGCCTGAGTGGACAACCATTTTCTAGTCTGCCAAAAGCAATAGTGATGGCCCGTGTTTGATGTTTCAAGGGATGGATTTTTGGTAGCTTCGTGCACTGTACCTGCTGACAGAGAGGTGACAGGAGCACTGAGCAGGTGGCTGGCCTTGGCAGATTAAGACTTCCTTCTGTCATTCAATATTTTTGTAGCCAGAAAATTACTTTGTAAAACTGCCATCAAGGTGCTCCACgtcaattccttttttttccttttcaaaactAATTCCCATTTTAGCTTTGCTCCATTCATGTGTCCTGTATTTTGTGAGAAATCGATACCCTTTGTAGCTGTGATGGTGGaacaaaagggggaaaaaacacaacTGCTGGCTTTCAGTCTCACACCGCTAGTGACAGAGCTGCAAAATTTAGATGATACaggaggcagaagaaaaaacatttgtCCCTGGAACATCACAGCAGGAAgagaattgctttttttcccctcttttcttttACACAAATGTTCTGGATCATGGGAGAGAAACAGGGTCTGAAGATATGCAAATGCTTTGCAGTCATTTATGAGAGCCAGCAATATTATAGCAGGTTGCATCTCTTTTACATTCTTTCAAAAACCCCaacttttcaaaacatttctaaCACTGAAGAACTCAGACAAAAGGGCAGcaatgctgaagaaaaaaaagcaaaaatgtgtTATATAAAGAAATGTATTAAATAAGACTTCAGAGCCTATACCAAAGCATTGCAAAGGGATTTTTATAGAATGCTACTTctttttatcttgttttcaAAACTAGATGAGCTCCTTTCTGTTTAACACAAGGACATGAAAGATATCCTGAGGAAGCTTTCAGCTCCTCAAAGCTTGTGTTTCACCGAATGGCTGGGGTTGGAAGCAGataggggaaggagagggggaatCATCTAATCCATGCCCCCACTCACAGCACATTATTCAAAGTCCTGTCCAGTCAGGTTTTGACTATCTACGGGATGCAGCCTctccaggcaacctgtgccggtgtctgaccaccctctgtAAGATGTTATTTTCTGATATTTAAGTGGAATTTCCCACTGCCCCACgttctgtcactgggcaccactcaGCGGAGTCTGGGTCTGCCTCCTTTTTTGTTCCATCAGGCTTTTGTGCACATGGGCAACATCCCCCTTTGCCTCCTCAAGGCTGAACGGTCTCAGCTCGCAGCCTGCGCTCATATGTCAGATGCTCCTGTGGTCCTTTGTGACTTGCCCCAATATGCCCTGGGAGCCCAGAGATGAACCCATcactccagctgtggcctcCCCAAGGCTGAGTAGAGAGGAAGGACCCCCACActggccctgcagctccagaggccaTTTGCTTCTTTGCCACAAGGGCACATCGGCGGCTTGTGTTCAACTTGGCGTCCACCAGCACACACCAGGGCCTTTTCTGCCAAGCCCCCTTCCAGCTGGGCAGGCCCCAGCACCTActggtgcctggggttgttCCACCCCAGGGGCAGGACATCCATTTGTATTCACTGACCCTCACGAgttccccccagcccctttcTCCAGCCTGGCACAGTCCCTGTGGCCCCACCTGGTGCATCAGGCACTCACTGCCCTCTGTGGTCCACTGTCAGCACATTActgcccttccctctggcaCCCAACAGAGACAGGCCCCAGCATCCACCCCCAGGGTGCACCCCCGTACCAGGCCAACAGCCACCACGCCCTGCCAACCACCACGCATCCAGGGTAGCTGCTGCTCCATGCACCCCACCAGAGGCATCCCTGCCATCCCAAGTTTCAGATCAAACAGGGTGGGGCAGGCTTAGGAGGGGCTGGCCACAGACCATTTATTCAGGCCATGGTCTATATCAAAAGGGGAAAGCACTAAGGATAGCACATCattagaaaaaaagttaaaagggTCCACATGGGAGAGCAAGTAACCAtggaaaaggaaacaggaaCCTTTTCCTTTAGCATAAAGGATAATAGCTAGCTTGTGGAGTTTGCCCTCTTAGCAGCAATTTTGTAGTGGTTGTCTCCCATTTGCAGTTTGCAAACCTGGCATCCCACTACCCCATGCTCTAAACAGcaatttagaaaaaattaaattgttgaAACAATAAAACAGTTGAATTCCCCGAAGTTCATTCATTaccttttctcttttgcatAGTCCTAAAAGGAAAGAAGCTAAG of Pseudopipra pipra isolate bDixPip1 chromosome 5, bDixPip1.hap1, whole genome shotgun sequence contains these proteins:
- the KDELR3 gene encoding ER lumen protein-retaining receptor 3; the encoded protein is MNIFRILGDISHLLAIIILLLKILKSKSCAGISGKSQILFALVFTTRYLDLFTNFISVYNTVMKVIFLICAYVTVYMIYMKFRKTFDSENDSFRLEFLLVPVTGLSFLENHSFTPLEILWTFSIYLESVAILPQLFMISKTGEAETITTHYLFFLGLYRALYIANWVWRYHTENFYDQIAVVSGVVQTIFYCDFFYLYVTKVLKGKKLSLPMPV